The Polyangia bacterium genome has a segment encoding these proteins:
- a CDS encoding MXAN_5187 C-terminal domain-containing protein encodes MRKPTATLPPDHPEVVAERLAELERKMDRLRALYESFFSGAERRPPNTPRREMNRLMLETQQLSIRNVGLRFRFQTLSQRWTLYTTYWNRTLREIEAGTYRRDLAKASRRLARRGEPLTESEVVALGIPLTRAKAFVERQNRYLIPRTDFDSERTVADGTPLPPAPLPRAPPPEVPGLSDEDIAVLHKKYNDALSSLAGEGDQSEPKRPPISAAKLKAMLVARVPAILQQQGATRVAFDVATRDGRVVLKAKPIK; translated from the coding sequence GTGAGAAAGCCCACCGCCACGCTGCCGCCCGATCACCCGGAGGTGGTGGCCGAGCGCCTGGCGGAGCTGGAACGGAAGATGGATCGCCTGCGCGCGCTGTACGAGAGCTTCTTCTCTGGCGCCGAGCGCCGACCGCCCAACACGCCTCGCCGCGAGATGAACCGCCTGATGCTGGAGACCCAGCAGCTTTCCATCCGCAACGTCGGCCTGCGCTTTCGTTTCCAGACCCTGTCACAGCGCTGGACCCTCTACACCACCTACTGGAACCGCACCCTGCGCGAGATCGAGGCCGGCACCTACCGCCGGGATCTGGCCAAGGCCTCGCGCCGCCTGGCCCGCCGCGGAGAGCCCCTGACCGAGTCGGAGGTGGTGGCATTGGGGATCCCGCTGACGCGGGCCAAGGCTTTCGTCGAACGGCAAAATCGTTACCTGATCCCACGCACCGACTTTGATTCCGAACGCACGGTCGCCGATGGAACGCCGCTGCCGCCCGCGCCGCTGCCGCGTGCGCCGCCGCCCGAAGTTCCCGGCCTCTCGGACGAGGACATCGCGGTTTTACACAAAAAATACAACGACGCGCTGAGCAGCCTGGCTGGCGAAGGCGACCAGAGCGAGCCCAAACGCCCGCCCATCAGCGCCGCCAAGTTGAAGGCCATGCTGGTGGCGCGCGTGCCGGCGATCTTGCAACAGCAAGGCGCGACCCGCGTCGCCTTCGACGTCGCCACCCGCGACGGCCGGGTGGTGTTGAAGGCCAAGCCCATCAAATGA
- a CDS encoding pitrilysin family protein translates to MTATRAGRAGGASGLILTAAIALGACGGPAARPAGNPASIEVTYESAPKAPGRAEAKAALLPTYWRDRKDLIQSPPPPQAAELTLPKVDRWKMRNGLEVVVVARPDLPVVSFSMAIKAGGYDEEKASTLGVSSFTVSMLRKGTRTRSADAIARAIDFVGGTLDTQSGSESSGASCAALSRDSALCLDLLSDILLRPTFPEAEFPEVRDQMMAALNSRYDNPSELASEHFDNLLFGEKHPDGWVLTPDDVQKITQQQLVVFWKTFFRPNNAILAVAGDVDPVRLRVELEKAFGGWERAEVPERPVFKVPDVKMTRVLLVDRPDLTQSTLIFGHRGIKHIDPAWYAVTLMNYVLGGSDFSSRLMTEVRAKRALTYGIGSSFGASLYEGAFRVQASTKNASVWDALTASVAEIRRMKSDGPTPLELSKAKGFYAGSYPFNLQTADGVAANIVAADLHGLGLPYVRQFPLRMAGVTLKDARDAAATFLNPDNLWVVIVGRGAEVEPQIAKAGLPYERIDFKSPVSYAARAKARKAAKPAP, encoded by the coding sequence ATGACGGCGACGCGAGCAGGGCGCGCAGGGGGCGCCAGCGGGTTGATTCTGACGGCGGCCATCGCGCTTGGTGCCTGCGGCGGTCCGGCGGCGCGGCCGGCCGGCAATCCCGCCTCGATCGAGGTGACCTACGAATCAGCGCCCAAGGCGCCCGGGCGCGCCGAGGCCAAGGCGGCGCTGTTGCCGACCTACTGGCGCGATCGCAAGGATCTGATCCAGTCGCCGCCGCCTCCGCAGGCGGCCGAGCTGACGCTGCCCAAGGTCGACCGCTGGAAGATGCGCAACGGCCTCGAGGTGGTGGTGGTGGCGCGCCCGGACCTGCCGGTGGTCAGCTTCAGCATGGCCATCAAGGCCGGCGGCTATGACGAGGAGAAGGCCAGCACGCTGGGCGTGTCGTCGTTCACCGTCAGCATGCTGCGCAAGGGGACGCGCACGCGCAGCGCCGACGCCATCGCCCGGGCCATCGACTTCGTAGGCGGCACGCTGGACACCCAGTCGGGCAGCGAAAGCTCCGGCGCCAGCTGCGCGGCGCTGTCGCGCGATTCCGCGCTGTGCCTTGATCTACTGTCGGACATCTTGCTGCGCCCGACATTTCCCGAGGCCGAGTTCCCCGAGGTGCGCGACCAGATGATGGCCGCGCTGAACAGTCGTTACGACAACCCGTCGGAGCTGGCCAGCGAGCACTTTGACAACCTGCTGTTCGGCGAGAAGCACCCCGACGGCTGGGTGCTGACCCCCGACGACGTCCAGAAGATCACCCAACAGCAACTGGTCGTTTTCTGGAAGACCTTCTTCCGTCCCAACAACGCCATCCTGGCGGTGGCCGGCGACGTGGATCCGGTGCGGCTGCGCGTCGAGCTGGAAAAAGCCTTCGGTGGCTGGGAGCGCGCCGAGGTGCCGGAGCGTCCGGTGTTCAAGGTCCCCGACGTGAAGATGACCCGCGTGCTGCTGGTCGATCGCCCCGACCTCACGCAGTCGACGCTGATCTTCGGCCACCGCGGCATCAAGCACATTGATCCGGCCTGGTACGCGGTGACGCTGATGAACTATGTCCTGGGCGGCTCCGACTTTTCGTCGCGCCTGATGACCGAGGTCCGGGCCAAGCGCGCCCTGACCTACGGCATCGGATCGTCATTCGGCGCCAGCCTGTACGAAGGCGCATTCCGGGTCCAGGCGTCGACCAAGAACGCGTCGGTGTGGGACGCCTTGACCGCGTCGGTGGCGGAGATCCGCCGCATGAAAAGCGACGGCCCGACGCCGCTGGAGCTGTCCAAGGCCAAGGGCTTTTACGCCGGCAGCTATCCGTTCAACTTGCAGACCGCCGACGGTGTGGCGGCCAACATCGTCGCCGCCGATCTCCACGGCCTGGGCTTGCCGTACGTGCGCCAGTTTCCGTTGCGCATGGCCGGCGTGACCTTGAAGGACGCCCGCGACGCTGCCGCCACCTTCCTGAATCCGGACAACCTGTGGGTGGTGATCGTCGGCCGCGGCGCCGAGGTGGAACCACAGATCGCCAAGGCCGGCCTGCCCTACGAACGCATCGACTTCAAGTCGCCGGTAAGCTACGCCGCGCGCGCCAAGGCGAGGAAGGCAGCCAAGCCGGCGCCGTAG
- a CDS encoding pitrilysin family protein has product MRDRHWLGFMFLAGCLALAAGPARTARAAAARKTVAAPQLDVKSWELGNGLKVLFLANHQAPIATVQVFYHVGSKDEHIGVRGVAHMFEHMMFKGSEHVPPEDHARLLKEIGGQVNAFTTEDITAYHDTVPPAYVGFAMQLEAERMRSLKLFPATIDSERQVVEEEKRLRIDNNPIGKAIERFRALAYTKHPYAWTAVGTIEDLENVQPADCQQFYDTYYLPNNATLIVVGDLQEAEVRKLAEENFGHLARGADPPRAYVREPPQTAPRNETMSLEVQVPVVVGGYHIPSAADRDSAPLEVLAAILSNGESSRLHQRLVRKDHLAIAAGGVAEGMEAPGLFIVYAAHLPDRDQAKVRRALMDEITRVRNEPVSSNELEKAKNQLAAGFIFGLQTVDGVATQLGQFQYVFGDWREFVKGANRYLAVTARDVQRVAAKYLIDSNLTFVALQPRPLSAPVVPGGSK; this is encoded by the coding sequence ATGCGCGATCGACACTGGTTGGGTTTTATGTTCCTGGCCGGATGCCTGGCGCTGGCGGCAGGGCCAGCGCGGACGGCGCGCGCCGCCGCTGCTCGCAAGACGGTGGCGGCCCCGCAGCTGGACGTCAAATCGTGGGAGCTGGGCAACGGTCTCAAGGTGCTGTTCCTGGCCAATCACCAGGCGCCCATCGCCACCGTGCAGGTTTTCTATCACGTCGGTTCCAAGGACGAACACATCGGCGTGCGCGGCGTGGCCCACATGTTCGAGCACATGATGTTCAAGGGTTCAGAACACGTGCCGCCGGAAGATCACGCCCGCCTGCTGAAAGAGATCGGCGGCCAGGTCAACGCCTTCACCACCGAGGACATCACCGCCTACCACGACACGGTCCCGCCGGCGTACGTCGGCTTCGCCATGCAGCTGGAAGCGGAACGCATGCGCTCGCTGAAGCTGTTCCCCGCCACCATCGATTCGGAACGGCAGGTGGTCGAGGAAGAAAAGCGCCTGCGCATCGACAACAACCCCATCGGCAAGGCCATCGAACGGTTTCGTGCCCTGGCCTACACCAAGCACCCGTATGCCTGGACCGCCGTCGGCACCATCGAAGATCTGGAGAACGTCCAGCCCGCCGACTGCCAGCAGTTTTACGACACCTATTATCTGCCCAACAACGCCACCCTGATCGTCGTCGGCGATCTGCAAGAGGCGGAGGTGCGCAAGCTGGCGGAAGAAAACTTTGGCCACCTGGCTCGCGGCGCCGATCCGCCGCGCGCCTACGTGCGCGAACCGCCCCAGACCGCCCCCCGCAACGAGACCATGTCGCTGGAGGTGCAGGTGCCGGTGGTGGTCGGCGGGTATCACATCCCGTCGGCCGCCGATCGCGACAGCGCGCCGCTGGAGGTTCTGGCGGCGATCCTTTCCAACGGTGAATCGTCGCGCCTGCACCAGCGGCTGGTGCGCAAGGATCACCTGGCCATCGCCGCCGGCGGCGTCGCCGAGGGCATGGAGGCGCCGGGGCTGTTCATCGTCTATGCGGCCCATCTTCCCGATCGCGACCAGGCCAAGGTGCGGCGCGCGCTGATGGACGAGATCACCCGCGTGCGCAACGAACCGGTCAGCAGCAACGAGCTGGAAAAGGCGAAGAACCAGCTGGCCGCCGGGTTCATCTTTGGCCTGCAAACCGTCGACGGCGTGGCGACGCAGCTGGGCCAGTTTCAATACGTCTTCGGCGACTGGCGCGAGTTCGTGAAGGGCGCCAATCGCTACCTGGCCGTCACCGCCAGGGACGTGCAGCGGGTGGCGGCGAAGTATTTGATCGACAGCAACCTGACCTTCGTGGCGCTGCAGCCGCGACCGCTGAGTGCGCCGGTGGTCCCGGGAGGATCCAAATGA
- a CDS encoding alpha/beta hydrolase-fold protein has product MPGRVLTEIVDSEVLRDNALHDPNARRAAIWLPPSYDRQPDRRYPVIYWLAGFTGTGEMLFQGSPWQPGLGERLDRLVDTGAMGEVIVVAPDCFTRLGGSQYLDSPATGRYETHLTSELVPYIDHRFRTRAAREGRAVGGKSSGGYGALVLAMRHPTLFCALACHSGDAYFDLAVIPDIARTVRTLRKHGGVEGFLVYFAHAVSKGHDDITTIMMLAMGACYSPDASRPAGIALPFDLDTGELDEAIWRRWKAWDPTEMVKVTPHATALAQLKLLFIDAGTRDEYGLDLGARILCRRLRDLGIAFEHQEFDDGHRGIPYRYDVSLPKLAAAIGATPPP; this is encoded by the coding sequence ATGCCCGGCCGCGTGCTGACCGAGATCGTCGACAGCGAAGTCCTGCGCGACAACGCCCTCCACGATCCGAACGCTCGCCGCGCCGCCATCTGGCTGCCGCCGTCGTACGATCGCCAGCCCGACCGGCGTTACCCGGTCATCTACTGGCTGGCCGGATTCACCGGCACCGGCGAGATGCTGTTCCAGGGCAGCCCCTGGCAGCCGGGGTTGGGCGAGCGCCTGGATCGCCTGGTGGACACCGGCGCCATGGGCGAGGTCATCGTGGTCGCGCCCGATTGCTTCACCCGCCTGGGCGGCAGCCAGTACCTGGATTCGCCGGCCACCGGCCGCTACGAAACCCACCTGACCAGCGAGCTGGTGCCGTACATCGACCATCGCTTCCGCACGCGGGCGGCGCGCGAAGGACGCGCGGTGGGCGGCAAATCGTCGGGCGGGTACGGCGCGCTGGTGCTGGCCATGCGCCACCCGACGCTCTTCTGCGCGCTGGCCTGTCATTCAGGGGACGCCTACTTTGATCTGGCGGTCATCCCCGACATCGCCCGGACCGTGCGCACCCTGCGCAAACACGGCGGCGTCGAAGGATTCCTGGTCTATTTCGCCCACGCGGTCAGCAAAGGCCACGACGACATCACCACCATCATGATGCTGGCCATGGGCGCCTGCTATTCACCCGACGCCAGTCGGCCGGCCGGCATCGCCCTGCCCTTCGATCTCGACACCGGCGAGCTTGACGAAGCCATCTGGCGGCGCTGGAAGGCGTGGGATCCGACGGAGATGGTGAAGGTCACCCCGCACGCCACGGCGCTGGCGCAGTTGAAGCTGTTGTTCATCGACGCCGGCACGCGCGACGAGTACGGTCTGGATCTGGGCGCGCGCATCCTGTGCCGGCGGCTGCGCGATCTGGGCATCGCCTTCGAACACCAGGAGTTCGACGACGGCCACCGCGGCATCCCCTATCGATACGACGTGTCCCTGCCCAAGCTGGCGGCGGCCATCGGCGCCACGCCGCCGCCGTGA
- the rlmD gene encoding 23S rRNA (uracil(1939)-C(5))-methyltransferase RlmD, which yields MSERRRPGERLRLACVDVDEDGAGICQAANTDGGASVEAAVAASTVLVPGALPGERVIATVSHASPHQPRAWAALETIDVASAARRAPMCPAFGSCGGCRLQHWELAAQRAWKTQQVRAALATHPALATIPVAACMPSPHDLGYRNNAKLVYGRDAAGALVLGAYAPRSHEVVDLAGCRLVEPALDAAAVALRVALVAHDVIPYDERLLLGDLRYAVLRANHRGQVLATLVTARREWNAGAAVAADFRARCPAVAGVVHNVNPTRGNVIYGDEEVTLSGQPTLDEQIGPVALRLSSRAFFQANRAVAALAYAHIARAIADAAATVGAPVVDCLVDAYCGVGGIALGAAAQARTIVAIESNAAAITDATAAARAAGVSNVHFVVADAAAGLRAVDRADAVVVNPPRKGCAPAVIAEVLRLRPRLIAYLSCAPDTLARDLAALVAGDAGYRIESVTPYDMLPHTPHVEVLAMAKLI from the coding sequence ATGAGCGAGCGGCGGCGTCCGGGCGAGCGGCTGCGCCTGGCCTGCGTCGACGTCGACGAGGATGGCGCGGGGATCTGCCAGGCCGCCAATACCGACGGTGGCGCCAGCGTGGAAGCCGCGGTCGCCGCCAGCACCGTCCTGGTGCCGGGCGCGCTTCCCGGTGAACGGGTGATTGCGACGGTCAGCCACGCATCGCCGCACCAGCCGCGCGCGTGGGCCGCGCTGGAGACCATCGACGTCGCGTCGGCGGCGCGGCGGGCGCCGATGTGCCCAGCGTTTGGATCGTGCGGCGGCTGCCGCCTGCAGCACTGGGAGCTCGCCGCGCAGCGCGCTTGGAAGACCCAGCAAGTGCGCGCGGCGCTGGCGACGCATCCCGCGCTGGCCACGATTCCCGTCGCTGCGTGCATGCCGTCGCCGCACGATCTCGGCTATCGCAACAACGCCAAGTTGGTCTACGGGCGCGACGCGGCCGGCGCGCTGGTGCTGGGGGCGTACGCCCCGCGCTCGCACGAGGTCGTCGACCTGGCTGGCTGCCGCCTGGTCGAGCCGGCGCTGGACGCGGCGGCGGTGGCGCTGCGGGTGGCGCTGGTTGCGCACGACGTGATCCCGTACGACGAGCGCCTCCTGCTGGGCGACCTGCGCTATGCGGTCCTGCGCGCCAACCACCGCGGGCAGGTGCTGGCCACGCTGGTCACCGCGCGCCGCGAGTGGAACGCCGGCGCGGCGGTGGCCGCCGATTTTCGCGCCCGCTGTCCCGCCGTGGCCGGCGTGGTCCACAACGTCAACCCGACCCGCGGCAACGTCATCTATGGCGACGAAGAGGTGACGCTGTCCGGACAGCCGACGTTGGACGAACAGATCGGCCCGGTCGCACTGCGCCTGTCGTCGCGCGCTTTTTTCCAGGCCAACCGCGCGGTGGCCGCGCTGGCCTACGCGCACATCGCCCGTGCGATCGCCGACGCCGCGGCGACCGTCGGCGCGCCCGTCGTCGATTGCCTGGTCGACGCCTATTGCGGGGTGGGCGGCATCGCCCTTGGCGCCGCCGCGCAGGCGCGCACGATCGTCGCCATCGAATCCAACGCCGCGGCCATCACCGACGCCACCGCCGCCGCGCGCGCCGCCGGCGTGTCGAACGTGCACTTCGTGGTGGCCGACGCCGCCGCCGGCCTGCGCGCCGTCGATCGGGCGGACGCCGTGGTGGTCAACCCGCCGCGCAAAGGCTGCGCCCCCGCCGTGATCGCCGAGGTGCTACGCCTGCGCCCGCGCTTGATCGCCTATCTCAGCTGCGCACCCGACACCCTGGCTCGCGATCTCGCCGCGCTGGTCGCCGGCGACGCCGGCTACCGGATCGAATCGGTCACCCCGTACGACATGCTGCCGCACACGCCGCACGTCGAAGTGCTGGCCATGGCTAAGCTAATCTAA
- a CDS encoding right-handed parallel beta-helix repeat-containing protein, with amino-acid sequence MFISKRSGFSMGIACGLMAVGLLGAGAFGCSKSGSGATPGGTGGDSSGSGGSSGSGTGGSGISGTGGDMGSGGNGMGGNAAGTGGASMPMPGKPAILTFTATPPNLPAGGGMVTLTWNVTDADSLSIDQGVGAVTGTMTMTMVTATTIFTLSATNAHGTSTSTTAVVLGQNPATSGVRKAEMVSPTGGETFTAPASLRLIGVGFDRNVDTNSPTPGHGLNASKAQFFVDDQMVLEQAGSDAEFAVFKGYATGIAAGPHRVSIRAIYLKPDEVLDSTPMLINVVAPPTYSKTVELSADVVLTGATGYELTGTAAGRIRLNGNGHRILSMGDNVSGPLTLKYVDLFNVVDSTSAINPGINVTTSGAVTIENSIIDSTGTVQLTINGTAPASIRGNTFRSNMRQPLGQEPGPAGAPGYSFPAFTVNGSSMGAKVFAGNNVGAGWAAFENASNWLVGGDTDADSNVLIGPRVGIFMENSKNSQVRRNYSHHVFRGGWSQGSNFELGGSSTIVVEHNVIRDSSWPVRGVGCEFRYNLVVQAGHEWLWADHSNSYIHHNLFVGGDNDIAGILGIYTPKGVRIVNNTFDAQNGPIVVTAVLVGDAEMTLNSNLIMNVPKAPTVSLKTGTLTADYNLFFNPQTTNYSDNRKPAHDLGGTNGEVNPMLKSPPPTSPFDIDDSAIWQRTTTVGQILKIYRTNYTPQTGSPAIDAGDPAGGAGNDVGAIGAGMPNAADLFGGGP; translated from the coding sequence ATGTTCATAAGCAAGCGCTCGGGGTTTTCGATGGGGATCGCGTGCGGGTTGATGGCGGTGGGGCTCCTCGGCGCGGGTGCTTTCGGCTGCAGCAAAAGCGGTTCGGGCGCCACGCCCGGTGGCACCGGCGGCGATAGCTCCGGCAGCGGCGGCTCCAGCGGCAGCGGCACCGGCGGCAGCGGGATTTCCGGCACCGGCGGTGACATGGGTAGCGGCGGCAACGGCATGGGTGGCAACGCCGCCGGTACGGGCGGGGCTTCGATGCCCATGCCAGGCAAGCCGGCGATCCTGACCTTCACGGCCACGCCGCCCAATTTGCCGGCGGGTGGCGGGATGGTCACGCTGACCTGGAACGTCACCGACGCTGACAGCCTCAGCATCGATCAGGGCGTCGGCGCCGTCACCGGCACGATGACGATGACGATGGTGACCGCCACGACCATCTTCACACTGTCGGCCACCAACGCCCACGGCACCAGCACGTCGACCACCGCGGTGGTGCTGGGACAGAACCCGGCCACCTCGGGCGTGCGCAAGGCCGAGATGGTCTCGCCCACCGGCGGCGAGACCTTCACCGCGCCGGCCAGTCTGCGGCTCATCGGCGTCGGGTTCGATCGCAACGTCGACACCAACTCGCCGACGCCGGGCCACGGCCTGAACGCGTCCAAGGCGCAGTTCTTCGTCGACGATCAGATGGTCCTGGAACAGGCCGGCAGCGACGCCGAATTCGCCGTATTCAAAGGCTACGCCACCGGCATCGCCGCCGGCCCGCACCGGGTTTCCATCCGCGCCATTTACCTGAAACCCGACGAGGTCCTGGACAGCACGCCGATGCTGATCAACGTCGTGGCCCCGCCCACCTACTCCAAGACCGTCGAGCTGTCCGCCGACGTGGTGCTGACCGGCGCCACCGGGTACGAGCTGACCGGCACCGCCGCCGGCCGCATTCGCCTGAACGGCAACGGCCACCGCATTCTGTCCATGGGCGACAACGTCAGCGGACCGCTCACGTTGAAGTACGTCGACCTCTTCAACGTCGTCGATTCGACGTCGGCGATCAACCCTGGCATCAACGTCACCACGTCGGGCGCGGTGACCATCGAGAACAGCATCATCGACAGCACCGGCACGGTCCAGTTGACCATCAACGGCACCGCGCCGGCGTCGATTCGAGGGAACACCTTCCGGTCGAACATGCGCCAGCCCCTCGGGCAGGAGCCGGGGCCGGCCGGGGCGCCCGGATATTCGTTCCCCGCTTTCACCGTCAACGGCAGCTCGATGGGGGCCAAGGTCTTCGCGGGCAACAACGTCGGCGCCGGGTGGGCAGCGTTCGAGAACGCGTCCAACTGGTTGGTGGGCGGCGACACCGACGCCGACAGCAACGTCCTCATCGGTCCGCGCGTCGGCATCTTCATGGAGAACTCGAAGAACAGCCAGGTGCGCCGCAATTACAGCCACCACGTCTTCCGCGGCGGCTGGAGCCAGGGCAGCAACTTCGAGCTCGGTGGATCGTCCACCATCGTCGTCGAGCACAACGTCATCCGCGACAGCTCGTGGCCGGTGCGCGGGGTGGGCTGCGAGTTTCGCTACAACCTGGTCGTCCAGGCCGGCCACGAATGGTTGTGGGCCGATCACAGCAACAGCTACATCCACCACAACCTGTTCGTCGGCGGTGACAACGACATCGCCGGCATCCTGGGCATCTACACGCCGAAGGGCGTGCGCATCGTGAACAACACCTTCGACGCTCAGAACGGGCCGATCGTGGTCACCGCCGTGCTGGTTGGCGACGCCGAGATGACGTTGAACTCGAACCTCATCATGAACGTGCCGAAGGCGCCGACGGTCAGCCTGAAGACCGGCACGCTGACCGCCGACTACAACTTGTTCTTCAACCCGCAGACGACGAACTACTCCGACAACCGCAAGCCGGCGCACGATCTCGGCGGCACCAACGGCGAGGTCAACCCGATGCTGAAGTCGCCGCCGCCAACCAGTCCATTCGACATCGACGATTCGGCGATCTGGCAGCGCACCACCACCGTCGGCCAGATTCTGAAGATCTACCGCACGAACTACACGCCGCAGACCGGCAGCCCCGCCATCGACGCCGGCGATCCGGCGGGCGGGGCAGGCAACGACGTGGGCGCAATCGGCGCGGGCATGCCCAACGCGGCTGATCTCTTCGGCGGCGGGCCGTAG
- a CDS encoding decaprenyl-phosphate phosphoribosyltransferase has translation MASRRPLPLSLLKAMRPKQWIKNLLLFAGFVFTMNERWRPFSPEMWEYLRRSVAAFGLFSLVSSSVYLLNDVLDVEKDRQHPTKRNRPIASGDLPKSVAIGAALVLMPLCLIASYLLSPGFAAVVAAYLLMQFGYIFILKNVVLLDVFIIALGFVMRAVSGAVVIGAVISPWLYTVTLLGALFLGLCKRRNELVLLEGGAASHRKILHMYTPSLLDSLTSIVASSTIMAYSLYTFTSASFAVQGGQGNNPMMLTIPFVIFGLFRYLFLAHSQNAGGSPEEVFLKDRPLIITILLWIVTTAVVLGTKHSA, from the coding sequence ATGGCCTCTCGTCGACCATTGCCGCTCAGTCTGCTGAAGGCCATGCGGCCCAAGCAGTGGATCAAGAACCTGCTGCTGTTCGCCGGGTTCGTCTTCACCATGAACGAACGCTGGCGGCCGTTTTCGCCAGAAATGTGGGAGTACCTGCGGCGGTCGGTGGCGGCGTTCGGGTTGTTCTCGCTCGTCTCAAGCTCGGTCTATTTGTTGAACGACGTCCTCGACGTGGAGAAAGATCGCCAGCACCCGACCAAGCGCAACCGGCCGATCGCCTCGGGCGACCTGCCGAAGTCGGTGGCCATCGGGGCGGCGCTGGTCCTGATGCCGCTGTGCCTGATCGCCAGCTATCTTCTCAGTCCCGGCTTCGCGGCGGTGGTGGCGGCATACCTGCTGATGCAGTTCGGGTACATCTTCATCCTCAAGAACGTGGTGTTGCTGGACGTGTTCATCATCGCGCTGGGCTTCGTGATGCGCGCGGTGTCGGGGGCGGTGGTGATCGGCGCGGTGATCTCGCCCTGGCTTTACACGGTCACGCTGCTGGGCGCGCTGTTCTTGGGCCTGTGCAAGCGCCGCAATGAACTGGTGCTGCTGGAGGGCGGGGCGGCGTCGCACCGGAAGATCCTGCACATGTACACGCCGTCGCTGCTGGACAGCCTCACCAGCATCGTCGCCTCGTCGACGATCATGGCGTACTCGCTGTACACGTTCACCTCGGCGTCTTTCGCGGTGCAGGGCGGGCAGGGCAACAACCCGATGATGTTGACCATCCCGTTCGTCATCTTCGGGCTGTTTCGTTATCTGTTCCTGGCCCACAGCCAGAACGCCGGCGGCAGCCCGGAAGAAGTGTTTCTGAAAGATCGGCCGCTCATCATCACCATCCTGCTTTGGATCGTGACCACGGCGGTCGTGCTCGGCACGAAGCATTCGGCCTGA
- a CDS encoding SMR family transporter, which produces MQVGATTWGLMAAIVVLNTVAQSLLKLGAGRSLVNVPLAGGVVAYGLSTLLYVLVLGKTNLSFSYPVVIGATAIATCLAGVILLGERIAGGQWFGIALIIVGIIFIAVTRTPVR; this is translated from the coding sequence ATGCAGGTGGGCGCAACAACCTGGGGTCTGATGGCGGCGATCGTGGTTCTGAACACCGTCGCGCAGAGCCTGCTGAAGCTGGGCGCCGGACGCAGCCTGGTGAACGTCCCGCTGGCCGGCGGCGTGGTCGCCTACGGCCTCAGCACGCTGCTGTACGTGTTGGTGCTGGGCAAGACCAACCTGTCGTTCTCCTACCCCGTGGTGATCGGCGCGACCGCCATCGCCACCTGCCTGGCCGGCGTCATTCTGTTGGGCGAACGAATCGCTGGCGGCCAGTGGTTCGGGATCGCGCTCATCATCGTCGGCATCATCTTCATCGCCGTCACACGCACGCCGGTCCGCTGA